The Tissierellales bacterium genome contains the following window.
ACTTATGGCCAACCCTAGAGTACTAGGATTAGGAGAACTTATGAACTATCAAGGTGTTGTATTTGAAGATGAGGGAATACTAAACAAATTACAATTGACAGAGAGACATCACAAAATAGTAGACGGACATGGACCAGTTATAAAAGAAAATGAACTAAACGCATATTCTCTCGTTGGAGTTCGCACAGACCATGAATGTAGCAATCATAGAGAAGTGTTAGATCGAGTTAGAAATGGAATATATGTAGCTGTTCGAGAAGGCTCAGCTGCAAAAAATTTATTAGACCTCATAGGAGCCATAACACCTCAAAGTGAGAGAAGATTTACATTTTGTACAGATGATAGACATTCAAAGGATATACTTACAGAAGGTCATATAGATAACAATATCAGAATAGCAATAAAAGCAGGCATGCCGCCTATAACAGCTATTAGAATGGCTACGTTAAACACTGCTGAGTGTTACGGAATAAGACAGTTAGGCGCTATAGCACCTGGATATCAGGCAGACTTTATTATGGTCGACAATTTAAATGACTTCAATGTACTTTCCACATTCAAAAAGGGAGAGCACATAGATGAAAGCTGGATAGAAAATATAGACGAAGATACTACTCTTTTAGATACAGTAAGCAATAGCATAAATATAAAAGAATTTAAAAAAGAAGATTTGAAAATAAAGGTTTCTGGAGAAAAAGCTAGAGTTATAAAAATAAAGCCAAGGGATTTAGTTACAGAATCAGTTGAAAGAGATGTAGATATAGATAATCAAAGAAACTTTATCTACGACAAAGAAACCGATATACTTCCGATTTATGTATTTGAAAGACATCACGGAACTGGAAATATTGGAAAGGGACTGATAGAGGGGTATGGTCTCAAAAACGGAGCTATAGCTTCTACTATAGGACACGATTCGCATAATCTTATAGTTATAGGGGATAGCGACGAAGACGTAATGCTCGCAATAGAGGAAATTAAAAAAATCGGGGGTGGACTTGTTGTAGTAAAAGCAGGTGAAGTTAAGGGACATTTGAAGCTAGACATAGCAGGTCTTATGTCGTCAGAGCCGCTTGAAAGCGTTTCGGAAAAGTCAGAGTGGCTTGCAAGTTTCGCCAGAGAAAATCTACACATAAATGAAGGAGTAAATGCATTTATGACACTTGCATTTATGGCATTACCTGTCATACCAGAGCTAAAGATGACAGACAGAGGATTATTTGATGTAATCAATTGGAAACATGTCGAGGTTTAGACCCTAAATCACCAATATATGCAAATTATAGCTCAAAATCAAATTAAAAAAACATAAATTATGAAAAGCGTACAGAAAAAACATGAGAATCATACAAAAAAATTGTAAAATATTAAAAAGTTTGCAAAACTTGATTGATATAGAAAAAACGAAGTGATATACTAAGAAATGTAAATATAATAAATTGGGAGAATCTTATGAAAAATTCGATTTTAATTAAGAATATCAATTATATAGTAACTTGTGACAATGAAGATAGGGTATTAGAAAACACAGATATATACATCGAACATGGGGTTATAAAGACGATAGGATTTAGTGAAAATGAAGCAGATACCATAATAGATGGTAGCGGCAAAATAGCTTATCCGGGACTTATAAATACACATCATCACTTGTATCAGATGTTTAGCAGGAATATACCACAGGTACAAAACTTAGAGCTATTTCCTTGGCTGAAGTACCTATACGAGATTTGGAAAAATCTAAACAACGATGTCATAAGATATAGTTCACTTTGTGGTATGGGAGAACTACTAAAATCAGGATGCACTACGTGTTTTGATCATCACTATGTATTCCCAAATGATCAAAATGGGCTTATAGAGACTCAATTTGAATCGGCTAGTGAGCTTGGAATCAGGATGCATGCATCTAGAGGGAGTATGTCACTTAGTGTAAAAGATGGTGGCTTACCACCCGATAGTGTTGTTCAAGATATAGATAGTATATTAAAAGATAGCGAAAATTTAGTTTCAAGATTTCATGATTCGGGTAAATTCTCGATGAGACAGGTTGTCCTTGCGCCATGTTCTCCATTTAGCGTTACCGGGGAGCTTATGAAAGAATCTGCTAAATTGGCTAGAAAATTAGGAGTTAGATTACACACCCATCTAGCGGAGACAATAGATGAGGAGAATTTTACCTTAGAAAAATTTAATATGAGACCACTTGAATACATGGAGAGCCTAGGCTGGATTGGCCCGGATGTTTGGTATGCCCATGGAATTCACTTCAATGATGATGAATTGAAGCTTTTGGCAAAAACACAGACTGGTGTATCTCACTGTCCTATATCTAACATGAAGCTATCATCTGGCATCGCTAGGATACCAGAAATGATAAAACTTGGAGTTCCAGTGGGATTAGCTGTAGATGGAAGTGCTAGCAATGACGGTTCTAATATACTTGAGGAGCTTAGAGTAGGATTTTTGCTTCATAGACTAAAATACAGTAATGATGCGCCGAGTGGTTATGACTTTCTAAAAATAGCTACTAGAGGAAGTGCTAGTGTACTTGGAAGAAAAGACATAGGGTATCTAGCAGAGGGAATGGCTGCTGATTTATTCATGATAGACAAACGCAGTATAGAAATGATAGGAGCAGATTTAGATCCTAAAGCTGCACTATGTACCATAGGTTATAAGGGTGCTGTTGATTACACCATAGTAAACGGAAAAGTGGTTGTAGAGAATGGCAGATTAGTAAATATAGACGAAGATAAAGTTTTCGAAAAGAGCAGAAAAGTTTGTAAGGAATTAATTGAAAAATCATAATGTAGATAAAAGCGTGAGTAACACGCCTTTATCTAAAAAGAATATACTGAAAATTCATTATAGTCTTAATAGACTGGAATTTATATAAATGTAGTAATTGTATTTAGAGAAGTAGGGTTTAGGAGTAAAACAATAATGAAGTAAAAAGGTGGGAGGAGTAGTATGAGTATTGGAAAAAGTATAAAAAGAGTAGACGCCTTTGACAAAGTCACAGGTAGAGCACAATATGTTGACGATTATCACTTGAGCCATGCGCTTATTGCAAAGATTTTACACTCTACTATAGCAAACGGAAGAGTGCGAAAAATGGATATCAGCAAAGCACTAGAAGTAAAGGGCGTAGTCAAAATAGTAACATGTTTTGATGTCCCAGACAGACCATTTGCAACAGCTGGGCATCCATATGTATTAGACCCAGGTCACAGGGATATAGCAGATAGAAAGTTACTAAATAAAAGAGTCCGTTACTACGGAGATGACATAGCAGTTGTAATAGCAAAAGACAATGTAGCAGCTGAGAGAGCACTAGCTCTTATCGAGGTAGAATACAATGAATATAAACCTATGACTGAGATTGAGGATGCACTTTTAGGTGACGAACATGCTATACACGAAGAATTCCCAGACAATATACTAGCCAATATAGGATATGAAATTGGAGATTTTGAAAAAGCAATAAAACAAGAAGATCTCAAAGTTATAGAAGGTGAATATGAACTATCTTCTGTTAAGCACTGCCAGCTTGAAAACCCATCATCATTTGCATACGCTGAGGGTAAAAAAACTGTAGTTGTTTCATCAACTCAAATACCTCATATAGTGAGAAGAGTAGTTGCAGATGCTCTAGGAGTAGGTGCTGGTAGCATTAGAATAGTAAAGCCTTATATAGGTGGCGGATTTGGAAACAAGCAAGATGTACTTTATGAACCACTAAACGCATATTTGAGCCAAGTTATGGGCGGAAGATGTGTGAAGTTAGAACTCACAAGAGAAGAGGACTTCCTAAATACTAGACTTCGCCATGCCATGAAGATAAAAATCAAGAGTTATGTTAGAGAAGATGGTACATTTGTAGCAAGAGAGATGGATTTAAAGAGCAACAAAGGAGCATATGCATCTCATTGTAATAGTGTTACTGCTAAAGCTGGTCATGCACTTAAGCAAATATACCAAGATGAACTTGCTACAAAAGCTAGCATGACATCCGTATTTACAAATAGACCACCAGCAGGAGCTATGAGAGCATATGGTATACCACAGATAACATTTGCTATCGAATCTCATGTAGATGATATAGCATCGGAATTAGGTCTTGATAGAATTGAAATAAGAAAATTAAATCACATGAAGGTAGGATTTGAAGACAATGGTATCAGATGCTACTCAAACGGATTAGATGAATGTATAGAAAAAGGTAAGGAATATGTAAATTGGGATAAGAAAATAGAAGAGTATAAACATCAAACAGGCCCTATCAGAAAAGGCGTTGGAATGGCAATATTTAGCTACGCTACTGGAGTATATCCTATAGCACTAGAGATTGCAGGATGTAGGCTTATACTCAATCAAGATGGTTCAGTTCAAGTTCAAATGGGAGCAACAGAGATTGGACAGGGAGCCGATACAGCATTTGCACAGATGATTTCAGAAATACTATCAGTATCTATGGAAAAAATACACATGGTATCAGCTCAGGATACAGAT
Protein-coding sequences here:
- the ade gene encoding adenine deaminase, coding for MNKANNKKLIDVAMGRQIADLVIKNCKVVNVFTDEILEGNLAVSEGHFVGMGDYEGKKTIDAKGKFIVPGLIDSHVHIESSMGSPYQFARAVLPRGTTTIISDCHEIANVKGVDGIKYMIDSSENLPLEVYVMLPSCVPATKFETSGAKLEAEDLEELMANPRVLGLGELMNYQGVVFEDEGILNKLQLTERHHKIVDGHGPVIKENELNAYSLVGVRTDHECSNHREVLDRVRNGIYVAVREGSAAKNLLDLIGAITPQSERRFTFCTDDRHSKDILTEGHIDNNIRIAIKAGMPPITAIRMATLNTAECYGIRQLGAIAPGYQADFIMVDNLNDFNVLSTFKKGEHIDESWIENIDEDTTLLDTVSNSINIKEFKKEDLKIKVSGEKARVIKIKPRDLVTESVERDVDIDNQRNFIYDKETDILPIYVFERHHGTGNIGKGLIEGYGLKNGAIASTIGHDSHNLIVIGDSDEDVMLAIEEIKKIGGGLVVVKAGEVKGHLKLDIAGLMSSEPLESVSEKSEWLASFARENLHINEGVNAFMTLAFMALPVIPELKMTDRGLFDVINWKHVEV
- a CDS encoding 8-oxoguanine deaminase, with amino-acid sequence MKNSILIKNINYIVTCDNEDRVLENTDIYIEHGVIKTIGFSENEADTIIDGSGKIAYPGLINTHHHLYQMFSRNIPQVQNLELFPWLKYLYEIWKNLNNDVIRYSSLCGMGELLKSGCTTCFDHHYVFPNDQNGLIETQFESASELGIRMHASRGSMSLSVKDGGLPPDSVVQDIDSILKDSENLVSRFHDSGKFSMRQVVLAPCSPFSVTGELMKESAKLARKLGVRLHTHLAETIDEENFTLEKFNMRPLEYMESLGWIGPDVWYAHGIHFNDDELKLLAKTQTGVSHCPISNMKLSSGIARIPEMIKLGVPVGLAVDGSASNDGSNILEELRVGFLLHRLKYSNDAPSGYDFLKIATRGSASVLGRKDIGYLAEGMAADLFMIDKRSIEMIGADLDPKAALCTIGYKGAVDYTIVNGKVVVENGRLVNIDEDKVFEKSRKVCKELIEKS
- a CDS encoding molybdopterin-dependent oxidoreductase, with product MSIGKSIKRVDAFDKVTGRAQYVDDYHLSHALIAKILHSTIANGRVRKMDISKALEVKGVVKIVTCFDVPDRPFATAGHPYVLDPGHRDIADRKLLNKRVRYYGDDIAVVIAKDNVAAERALALIEVEYNEYKPMTEIEDALLGDEHAIHEEFPDNILANIGYEIGDFEKAIKQEDLKVIEGEYELSSVKHCQLENPSSFAYAEGKKTVVVSSTQIPHIVRRVVADALGVGAGSIRIVKPYIGGGFGNKQDVLYEPLNAYLSQVMGGRCVKLELTREEDFLNTRLRHAMKIKIKSYVREDGTFVAREMDLKSNKGAYASHCNSVTAKAGHALKQIYQDELATKASMTSVFTNRPPAGAMRAYGIPQITFAIESHVDDIASELGLDRIEIRKLNHMKVGFEDNGIRCYSNGLDECIEKGKEYVNWDKKIEEYKHQTGPIRKGVGMAIFSYATGVYPIALEIAGCRLILNQDGSVQVQMGATEIGQGADTAFAQMISEILSVSMEKIHMVSAQDTDVTPFDTGAYASRQSYVSGRAAKKAAIELKQKILDHARYMLRVPDGNLDIEDDFIVNNETREKLCSLEELSTHALYNMEKAVHITADVSNQCDSNSFSFGVCFVDVEVDMPLGKIKVNK